In Poecile atricapillus isolate bPoeAtr1 chromosome 1, bPoeAtr1.hap1, whole genome shotgun sequence, the sequence ACCTCCCACACAGGCAGAAAAAGCTCTTTCACTCTATCTTTTAATGCATCTCTAACAAACTGGATGAGGCATGACTTTCAGAGGGAACATGTTAACCACGGAGTGCCACCCAGCCATACAGCAAGAGATGAATTTACTCTGTGTGTGGGATGGTGGCAAGTCAGCCAGAGCAACTGGTAGAAGGCGCCTTGTCTGAGAGACGGGGAAGaggaagaataaagaaaatttcctGTTTGCTCTAAACCctgctatttttttgtttcctccccCCAGCTGCATGAATTGGTCAAATAGAACCATATTCTACCCATAAATCTGCTTCCATCCTGAAACTGTCATAGCTACAGCACTGTTAGTAAGAtcagaaatgcagaattgtTGGGCTGGTATGTGAGATCAGATGAGTAGAAGGAAACCAGGATTTTGCAGGCTGGACTGGAGGAGGACAGTGGAATTTATCAGAGCTGCAAGTGGTTAGAGAGCTGACGAAGAGGAGGAGAAATACAGGTCTTTTTTCCTGGAAGCTGCTTTTTCTCTGATACAACCCACTTGAACTGAACTTGTGATGTTGGAGAAATAAATGATAAATCCTGAACTTTGTAAAaaggtgctgctgcctgtgtggCTCGATCCCAAAGTCAGTGGGAGCTTTTGTGACTGAGGTTGACATAGTTCATGCCAGGATTTCAGTCCCGCACACAAGCAGGAGCTTAGCTGAAATATTTAGTTTGAATGCTCAGCCTCTGAAGTCATCTGAGGGCCAGGGACACTTCCTGGGGCTGATTTGGACCTTTAGCAGGGGTGGCTTTCCAGAGCTCTTTTCATTGTCTGCAGATCCTGCCTCCAGCTTTCTGGTAACCCAGATctacagggacagcagcagcctctgctttAAGTCCTGTTGTGACAGAGATTTGGGATGGCTCCCATGATAAGTGATCTGTGCACAGCAGTAATTCAGGAGTGAGGTAGCTGGGCAGAGAGGTGTCCTATACGCTCTACTACTTTTTGGGCTTCTTTGAGTTCATGCTTGTATTTTGGTCTTGAGGGAAGCAGAGGACTCATGGCACTTGCAGCTTCCCAGGGAAAGGCCTCTTTCTGTTGTACCAGACCTATCCTCTGGCTCCTTATTTTTCCCGTCTTCAGCAGCTTAATACAAGGTGTGCTAGAGCCTTGTGTTCCAAGCTGTCTCTCCACTGACTCCTTACAGCATCCTTCCTCTGGTACTGCACTAGGGAACTGCATCCTTGGGGTCAGTAGGAATAAGAGGCTGCCTGCAAAACaacagcagcattcccagagtGATTTGTGTCAGCTGAAGTGCAGCCTTTGGATTTTTACAGAAGGCACAATTTCTTAGAAGCTGCCCCAAACTCAATGTCAGCTATAACCCCTCAACAGCGTCACTGCAAATTCCAAATGCCACGTGTTCAGGATGAGGGCTGCACTGTTTCAAAGGAGCTGGCTTGCTCTCTCGTGTTTGTCCAAGCATGACTGAGCAGGAAAGTGCTTTCAATAAAAACTTTGTAGAGAGGTTGTTTTGGAGGGTTTGTTCATCTGCTTAAAATGAAGCTTCTGGTTAAGAATAATGCATTGAAAACAGAGCCATGTTTTGGCTGCTACCCAAAGCTGAGCAGTCCTTCCAAACAGTGAGTATCCTCTCATGCTGATCTGGACTCTGACTTTCCACCACTGAGTGGGAGCTTCCCCATCCAACCAAGTTATGGCTTGAGGATCATACATGATCCTCAACATGAGGATCAGGACCTGGAGCTTTAAGAATTGGGTCACAACAACTGTATGATAACTTAGCACCCAGTCAGTACACATTGTAAAACTCAGTGTCTAGGAGGAAGTGATCCAcagaaggagggggaaaaaaacagaagaaccCTAAACAAATGTGCTGACAGAGCATGAGTACTACCTCTTGTACATAAGGCTGGGAGTAACATCAGAGTGCAGTGGGATATCCACGCAGGAGGAGACCTTCCAGGATGGTAAGTACATTTGTCATCATCTTGAGAGAGCTGGGGAGTGGCTGTGAGAAGAATGTACCTTGTTCATCTGAGGAACTTCCAACAGCtcctggggtggattttgtACAGTGAAAAATCACATTCTTGTGTTTGAAAGTCAGTCTGACACGATTTGTTGCTGGTGGAGACATGAGGTACCAAGAGGTATTTCAGAGGCAAGGAGAAAGCAACCTTAATGTTATAAAAATCAGTGTCCTGTGGGTACTCACCAGACTGGCATTAGCTGGTGTCCCAGCCTGTGAAGCAGTGCTTAATAGTGCTTAAATTTATTGCTCTTGGATGAACTTCAGGCATTGACACTGGCAGCTGGTAGAGCGCTGAAAGCTTCGAGGGAGATGCAGTTAATTGCTGACTAGCTACAATATTATTCTTAGGAATTCTGGTTGCGTCTGTGATGTTTCCCTTCTTGAAAACGAAACTGTTTTAAAGCAGTTCTCACAACTTCTGTACAGCAGGTGGGACTCATCACCAGTCAAAGACATCGAGAAGGGCTTTGTTTGAACAGAATGGTAGATGATTCTATCACAGCACATACCAAATCTGCTCACCtttgtattttaagaaaaacgCTGCTTTTGGAAGACATTTTGTAATTGTTGCggaaaaagagaagtgaaaCAAGTTGTTTCTGGTAAACTCCATCCATCTGAGGCCGTCATGTGGCTCTAAAAGCACAGCCACCTGCAGTTTCTTACCAAGACACCGCCTGGGTCACTAGATGTGACTTTGGGAGCCAGAGGGACAAGGCAACTCCTTTCAGCTCCAGTTCTGTGATGAGAAGCACCCGTGGTGGCTGTTTGTTCCAGGCCAGCCCTGACTGGGACAGCTGTGTCAAAGCCACAACTCTGGAGTGTGACCTGCACCCTCCGTGGCTCTCCTGGCCCAGCCTAAAGGGCTGCTGCTATTTGTCAGAtgcctttctcctcctcctttaaAATACCTTTGCCTCACTTTCCTACCCAAATCTTTCACATcttctctcctgctctctcttccctttcttctcaCTAAGATTTTGGGATTGGAATGTGACCACTTCCTCTCATGTGTGTTGCTGTCACACACCTTTCTCTGTGTGGTGGGTTATACCCCCAATGGCTTGGGCTGTCAGCTCTTTGGGGTAAGACAGTAGGTCTTTATAAAAACATGAACTGGGATTTCAGAGGTATGGGAATGGCCAACTGTCCTTCACTGCTGGCAGCCACTCCATTTGTAACTATTTCTAGTGTCAAAGCTTGCAGCTGAGCCTGGGGTAGAATACAGAAGTGGCAGCAAAAAGTGTGAGTAAAACTGCTTTGGGAAGTGGCCCTTGCTATGGTGATTACAGCTGATAAAACAAGCAGGTCCTGAAATGGAAACATGGCTTTCTTCTATGTAGCTCCAGTGTGCTTTCAAAGCAGGAGTGTTTGTATGTTTTCTTCCCCCTCCACCTTTTCCATCTTTGTCATTCTCTCTTGTCTGCTCTTTTACCACAGGCCCTCCCTTTCCACatccctctctgtgttccccaaGTCACTGTTTCAGAGCCACCTCCCTTGTCCTCCAAGACATCCTCCACCTCTTTGGTCAAGCCCCACCAGTGCCTGTGAGTCGAGTCCCACAGGAAGCCCTTGTGGCTGTgtctgggcagtgcccagcccctgcctgttCCATGCAGCCACAGCATCCATACAGAACGGTGGAGTGggcaggaagcagcagggaatgtgtatggccatgctgctttgctgctgggGGAGGCCAGACACCATAAGCCCACCCAGTTCAGGTGACAACAGCTGTGAACACATGGGACAAGTCTGGCAGGATCTTTCCTACGTAAAACTTGAGTGTGGCACCCACAGAGCAACTCCATATCCAAGGACACTGCAGCAGGCTCATCCTCCAGGCTACAAATGCCCAGAGGCTCAGGGGGCAGAAGCAGTTGTTCAGGGACTGGGCAGGTGGTGTTATCATCTGGTAGCACCTTCTGAGATCTGCTGTGCCCCAGGATCTGCTTCTTGCTTCTGAGAATCAAATGTGTCATCAGGTTCCTGTGGTGTAAATTCAACTCTGCCAATGCAGGGATGATTCATGACCCACTGGGCATGTGTCAAGTTTTTGAGAAGGTAAAATAGGCAAGTGCCCACTCCCCCTGTCTGGCCATCTGCTGTCATATTGGCATATTTTGGTTCTTGCTCTTATGGTTGCCTCTGCTGGTGGTATCACAAGATTGGACACATGCTGcctgagaaggaaaagaagataaCTTATTTTCTAGAGTCATGACTGCAACAGGGGAGTTTTTATTTCAGCCTGGTTCCTGTGCCCTTAACAGAGTGACTTCTGGAAGAGACACTGGCATTGAAGACAACTCACAGGCACAGGAAGAGAGAAGCCTGACAGAGTCACACGCAGGATGAGACTGATGCTGCACACTATCACCCACTGCTTCTGCATTTAATTACTGCTTGTTGGCAAATATGTTCGCTTGCAATAGGACAAAAGTGGGTGTTGAAGGATGGCTGGAAGAGGCAGTGATGCAGTTGTTTACACATTAATTACtgcagggatttttgtttgtaaaCAGCACTGGGGAAAAACTGTGGCTACACGTCTCTCTGTCACTTTGGAATCTGTTAATGTCACTCAAGACCCATAACACAGGGAGGATGTTGCACAGATCCATACTCAAACCTCAGAGCGCTGTGTAAAGCAGTGGCAGTAACCTGCACTTTTTGTCTGTAATTGGCTGTACACAAATGTTGTcataaagctttatttttccccttgcaTACATTTCTGTTTTGCAGATTGTGAAAAAAGCATTGAAAACATCCCTGATGTTTAATGAGTCCTCCAACATGAAATCAGGCGTGAACAATCAAAAAGACGTCAAAACGGTAATTACTGGGATACACCACATTTGCTTACAGGAGCTGAGATTGTGTTgacatttctgaaaagaaataacaggttaagaagaattattttattgGCCATTTTAGAAATCTGTGTAGGTTTCAATCCTATTTGTAAACAAGTGAGTGACAAAACCCTCATTGATTTATCTGGTAGACTGATCAAACCTTGCCCAGAGGGAGTAATTTGGAGATAAATCCTGCAGCTCCGTCTGGCTCAGGACAAGGAAACCATGCTCGTACAAACAGCCTCACTGCCACCATTGGCACAGCATTTATTCATGTATTCATCTGTTCATTTATTCAGGTGCCCAGAGTGCCTGGACATCACAGTGAGTAGCATGGTGTCAGCCGTGATGTGACTTCACAATAGATTTCTTACCTTAGAAATGTCTTCTAAAACCTGTTTAAGTCCTGCTAATGTGTTCATGAAATACAGAAACTGTTAAAAattggtgagattttttttttttttgtggtgaaGTGGAGAACAAGCCAGAGGGCAAAAATTTAAGTAGatagtttaaaaattattatttcattcaaaacaaaaaaactgcCTGAAATCGATATCAGCATGGtagattttaagaaaaaaagaaaaaaagagaaaattaaaagcagtaaACGTTATCCACATAGAAACTGAAATAGAAACTTTCAGAGGCAAGTGGTTTCTGCGTGGTTTCCCCATGTGCCCTTTTGGGAGCTCAGATTTATGGCTACAGCCTCATGATCACCTCAGACTCGGTTCTCCTGCCTGGAAGCTCAGAAGCTCAAGTGGGTGTTGCCTATCACAGGCTGGTGGATGGCTCCAGCTCCCAAGAACTGCCATGGGGAGCCAGACATGATAATGGAGGGAAATACATCTACATGTATGGCTGGCTGTCTTTTCCTGCTCAGTAAAGGGCAGCATTTAGAGCCTGGTGCTATAATTTTCAGCATGTGAGTGGCTGGACTCCAGATCTGAAGCTACCAGGTAACCaggctacttttttttttcccatctacattcaggaaaataaatgaaagtgcAGCAAAAGGGAAATGAAACTAACTTACCACACTAGAATGACATGGGAAAACAGTTCACATGGATAAATGAGATTTGTGTAGTTTCAGTTAAGGGAGGTTTaagacaaaaccagaacatGTTCAGAAAACACAAAGTATCTTTCTCCCTCTGACACTTTCTGAACCGTTTTTATAGCCCTGACAACACAAACTTCCTTTTTAATGGTAACGCTTGGCTTAATCCCACAGCTAATCTTGTGTTAGGAATTGCCTCATTTTGATTTTGGTAGAAATTTGGTTGAACATCCATTGGTCCTGTGCTAAAATAATTCTAATCAATGTCAAATTAATCACaaaatttgtgaaaaaaacaaGGGATTGATACGTtggcagaaaaatattaaataaaaaaatggaactAAAATAATGGTATTCACATAAATCAatatatttccatttccaaattttcttttttttttttttttccaaaattccaaACTTTATTTGATTATATCGCCTTTCAAAAGTGTTTGTTCCATTTGGTTCTCTGATTTCAAGACTTCATTCCCTTCCTTTCAGGAAAGGGAATGAAATCTTGACATTTCTATGAGGATCAATTGGGCAAGCTTTGGTCCATTTCCCTGCACTTCATGTCATTCAATTGGCTTTTATTGTTTTCACTTAGTTTCagaattttctctgttttttagtatttcatttcttcagtttcttctccTGTCTCTTTGTTCACTTTTCTTCCCTGATTTTGGGATTTCAGTGTGAATAATTTTGGCAAGTTTTGGTTCTTTTCTCTGCACCTCATTTAAGTTTAAAGGGAccttttaaaggtcatctagtccaacctccctgctgaGAGAAGGGACATATTCAGCTAGATGAGGTTTCTCTGCCCTGTCCAAGCAGACCTTGAACAGCTGTTCCTCACTTTCAGTGCTGCATCTAAGAACAATGTCTGGCAGTAGCTGCAAACAGATCTGCTATTCAAAGACTGTGATTTATTCACAGGTAATCATCCATTAGCTGGTTATCTTGGTGATCACTTAAATCTTCTCCTCTGTGGGTTCTGTTCTAGTTTCAGATCTTAGGGGCAATTTTGACGCTTGGTCTTGTCCTGATGGCTGTTTACTTCATGAGTGTGGACAGCACAGTTGATGCTAACGAAGAAGCAGCAGTTGTCAGCATTTACAGAAaggtggaggaggaagaaggacTCTACAGAGACCTCCCAGAGGAAGAAGGACTCTACAGAGACCTCCCAAGAGCCACAATAACTGAGGAGGGCACCAAGAGGTCCAATGACTCCTGCAGGTGAGTCAGGTTAGATGGCACATGGAAAAGCCATCACCAGATGGAGAAATAGTTACAGTACTGATAATGTCAGGATGGGTTTTATTCTCTTCCCACTCTATCATAAGTGATGAAGCACACTAATTTGGGAAGAGGGGGGTGCTGTTTAGGCACTGGGTATTTGGTAGTTGCCTGCTGTGAGGGGCAGCGTCACAGCTCCTCTCACAGTCCTGCACTTGTGCGTCCATCTCAGCTCGGTTGCTCCTCTGGCACCTCCAGCCATCCTCCTTTTGTGTCAGCAGAGTGaccagctggcagagcagcctttctcagaggctgcaggggcagggaaTGTCTGTGCTGGGAGAGGGTGAAGAGGGTACCCAAGCAACATCCAGTTCTGGGAGTTTGCTTTTCTCCATATCATAGGCatggcaaaataaaaagctCACCATGGCTACTGAGAAACCATTCTGCTGAATTTGAGAGGCCACTGGACAACAATATAAATCTGGCTATAAAAATTAGGGGTAGAAAGCACTTCCAGCCTGTTTGTCCAGCTCATCTTGTTTGCTGTGGAGGTTGACacccagcagggccagctgtGTGGCCTGACAAGTGCTTGGTGTCCTGTTGGGGTCACAGTCACTTGCTTCACAATACAAAATTGCCATTGCAGCTTTGAACTTGTGGAAAATGTTCCTTATGACTTACCCTTCGAGATAAACAGCACCGCAGCCAAACCCTTGTACCAAGCCTGGATGAGACTGCTTGATCTAGCCCAGGAAAAAGTTTATGTGGCTTCTTACTATTGGTCTCTTACTGGGAAGGATATCAGTGTCAACGACTCCTCCTCCAAGCGGGTAATGTAAAATCAACAAGCACAACTTTGGTTTTTTATCTCATGTACATGTGGCAGAGGGCAGGTTGGCTGTGTGGTCTGTCTCCCAGAGACATTGCTTGACTCCTCCTGCGAATCCAGGAAGGTTTTCCATGCTGTTCTGAAGCAACACTCCAACTTTCCTCCTTCAATCAAGTTAGGCTGAAATGGGTGAAATTTCTGACCTTCCTTGTGCTGGGATTCTCATTAGTAACACTGAATTTGCATGGATCTTACTACACTTTCTctaacaaaatataaaaaataccgATGTGCCACACAGGGTGAAGATATTCTGCAGAGGTTTGAGAGGCTACTCGCAGAGAACGTCTCTTTGTATATTGCAGCAAGTTCACCAACTCTGGCTACAAAATCAACAGACCTTGAGCTTTTAGAGAAAAAAGGTAATTATTTCCCTTCAGTGATCCATTCAGAGCTTCTGTATCGCAAAAAGGCATCTGGGGAAACTGTTTCTCCAAGGTCTGTTCTGGTGTGGTGCTTACATGGATTCACAGCACTGTCTGCTCACTAGTTCAtgctttctttctgtgtttccatGCTCTTTAGGATTTTCTGAAACTTcacattttgaatattttatttcaagttaCTGTGTTCCCAGGAATGTGTGCTTGTGAATTTTGGTAGTTGTTACTGCCTGCAAGAGTCAGACATGCAGATGTGTTCTGGGTGTCCATGCTACATCtaaactcttttttcccctccccatctTTCTTCAGGGGCTCATGTGAAAAAGATTGATTTTGGACGTTTGACAGGGGGAGTGTTGCATAGCAAATTCTGGATAGTAGACATGAAACACATATATATTGGTAGTGCAAACATGGACTGGAGATCTTTATCTCAGGTAACCTCTGCTGCTACATATTcaaaaatctgggggaaaattCATGTTCTAGCagataacagagaaaaaattgTAATAGTGTAAAATATTGtcaaagcagaagaaacagcaaAGAAAGCCCTGGAGGTGACTCATTCTGGGGCTGTGACACAGCTTGCTCTCTTTGCAGGTGAAAGAGTTTGGTGCTGTGATGTATAACTGCAGCTGTCTGGCCAAAGACCTCTGGAAAACATTTAGTACCTACTGGGATGTTGGATATCCTAACTCTACCATCCCATTCCCTTGGCCTCTTAATTATTCTACCCACATTAACAATCATCGGCCTCTGGAAGTAGAATTTAATGGAATCTTGACAGAAACCTATTTTTCTGTAAGTATGTTTGAAAACAACATGACAGATTGTAAACTGTTGAAGGATTGAGCAGGAAAGTTTCTTCAGTAGTCCTCCTCAGCTGCTTGTGTTCCAGGTGGATAAGATTTTGTTCCTTAGGTTTCTCTGGACCTATTCAAAGAATAGGGATAGAATAGGGATAAACCCAGCATTAGCTGTCAAATTGTATGGCAGGAATAGTGTGCAGGTCTCTTCTAATCACCTGTAGGCTCAATATATCAGTAATTATCTGACCCAGAAGGATATGGAAAGTATGAGGAAAGATGGTGGTCCATCTCAAGAGCTttgtaatattttaatgaaaactaGACAGATTTAAACATAAATGAATTTCagtctgagaggaaaaaaaaaaataaaattgcttagctatgtggttgttttttgtttttttttacaggcCTCCCCTCCAGCATTTTGTCCAGAAGGTCGCACCCATGACCTCTATGCTATACTCAGTATTATCAGCCAGGCACAGAAGTTTGTCTATGTTTCTGTTATGGAATATTTCCCTACCAGCCGTTTTGTCCTTCCAAAAAGGTACAACTTTAACCCTGAGCAGATCAGTTACTTTtactatttaaagaaaaaaatatgtgatCCCCCTCCTTCTGCAATGAAAATATTCAGAGTGGAGAGAATTGAGGCTTTGCTCTGCATTCACAACCATTCCCTAGACTGTGCCTCTCAGGTCCCaagggacaggatgagaggaaatggaaaagttGTGCCAGGGAGTTGTGCTTTTACTTTTGAAGAATCTTGACTTGCTGCTCTGTTTCCTGCTTGATGAACTTGACACATAGTTTAGAGGGTGGTTCTTGACTCTCCTGACCTTTGCAGTGAGAGCTGGAACAGCCTCTAAAATaaacttttgggttttttgtttgggtgtAGGTGTTTTtctggttgttgttgttgggttttttttggttgttgttgtttggtggtttggttttgtttttaataattccaTCTAagttccagcagcagcttcagagaAAAGTGGTGACTTGGAGTAATcacagagtcatagaatggtcTGGGTTACAGACCACCTCATTCCTCCCctcctgtgccatgggcagggtcacctttcactagaccaggctgctcaaaccccatccagcctggccttgagcctGTGTGTGGTGAACCACTGCCATGGCCCCAGACTCTGCCCAAGGTCACAGCAGAACTATGCACATCAACCCAACCCTGAACAGCACAGAAAGTTAGTCAGTCATGGGGCAGCACTAAGACTCCCAAATCCTCTTAGATATGCTCGAATTAGGATGTTTACATGCAACCAAGTGCTCTGAATTATCTGCTTAAAACATTTCTGAGTTTTCCAACCATCTAAATAATCTGAGAAAGCTCAAGTGAAAGAATTCTGTACAACATGGCTTGTTGAACAGTGTAAGCTGTAGGCTGTCATTTAGCCAGAATGATACCATGCCTTATGTCCTCTGTCACAAATGGGTAAAGCCTCTGTTGTTCAGCAGGGGCATAGGTGTGTTATGGGGGAGATTTTAGGATAATAGAGAGACACAGATAATTCTACTGTCCAAGAAACAAAATCTTGAGACTAGCTTCTGCTTGGAGGATATATTTAATAAATCAAACAGCTCAGAGGTTTTTTGGTTTCTATGTAGTATAGTTGAGTCTCTG encodes:
- the PLD4 gene encoding 5'-3' exonuclease PLD4 — its product is MIVKKALKTSLMFNESSNMKSGVNNQKDVKTFQILGAILTLGLVLMAVYFMSVDSTVDANEEAAVVSIYRKVEEEEGLYRDLPEEEGLYRDLPRATITEEGTKRSNDSCSFELVENVPYDLPFEINSTAAKPLYQAWMRLLDLAQEKVYVASYYWSLTGKDISVNDSSSKRGEDILQRFERLLAENVSLYIAASSPTLATKSTDLELLEKKGAHVKKIDFGRLTGGVLHSKFWIVDMKHIYIGSANMDWRSLSQVKEFGAVMYNCSCLAKDLWKTFSTYWDVGYPNSTIPFPWPLNYSTHINNHRPLEVEFNGILTETYFSASPPAFCPEGRTHDLYAILSIISQAQKFVYVSVMEYFPTSRFVLPKRYWPAIDNALRRAAFNHRVQVRLLVSCWAYTDPAMLHYLRSLRALNNPHVYISVDVKLFIVPVLNHTNIPHGRVNHNKYMVTDKVAYIGTSNWSENYFTDTAGVGLIIKQNSTNLQSRQQPIQEQLKELFDRDWNSKYAVDLEDVQGQKDCNWEADPEVN